A genomic region of Phragmites australis chromosome 2, lpPhrAust1.1, whole genome shotgun sequence contains the following coding sequences:
- the LOC133908662 gene encoding BURP domain-containing protein 3-like, whose amino-acid sequence MKRLLVNLLFLLIASVGSHAARAPEQYWKSALPNTPMPSSLSQLLNTPAGGTTVNVGSGGVHVDAGHGKPGGTTVDVGKGGVGVNVNPGSGKPGGTTVGVGKGGVGVNVKPGYGKPGGTTVGVGKGGVGVNVNPGYGKPGGTTVGVGKGGVGVNVKPGYGKPGGTTVGVGKGGVGVGVNPGYGKPGGTTVGVGKGGVGVHVNPGKKPVTVPVGPFQYSYAATETQLHDDPNVALFFQEEDLHPGKKMTLQFTNTTAGAKFLPRIEAEVIPFSSKKVPEILSRFSVNPDSVEAAEMTQTLHDCEAPAAKGERKACATSLESMVDFATSSLGTSHVRAVSTIVAREGSPRQEYTMTGVKRAAGIDDLLVACHAEPYAYAVFACHLTRATRAYSVSMFGRDGTAVEAVAVCHADTSGWNPMHLAFQVLKVKPGTVPICHFLPQDHVVWTHSG is encoded by the exons ATTGCGTCAGTAGGAAGCCATGCAGCTCGTGCTCCGGAGCAATACTGGAAGTCTGCTCTTCCCAACACACCCATGCCAAGCTCCCTCTCCCAACTTCTCAATACTCCAG CCGGCGGCACGACCGTGAACGTCGGCTCGGGCGGCGTCCATGTCGACGCGGGGCATGGCAAGCCTGGGGGCACGACGGTTGACGTAGGAAAGGGTGGTGTCGGCGTCAACGTTAACCCTGGCAGCGGCAAGCCTGGTGGCACCACTGTCGGCGTCGGGAAGGGCGGAGTTGGCGTGAACGTCAAGCCTGGCTACGGCAAGCCCGGTGGCACCACGGTCGGTGTCGGGAAGGGCGGCGTCGGCGTTAACGTCAATCCTGGCTACGGTAAGCCTGGTGGCACCACAGTCGGCGTCGGGAAGGGTGGGGTCGGCGTCAACGTCAAGCCTGGCTACGGCAAGCCGGGTGGTACCACCGTTGGCGTTGGCAAAGGCGGCGTGGGCGTCGGCGTCAATCCTGGCTACGGTAAGCCGGGAGGCACCACGGTCGGCGTTGGGAAGGGCGGGGTTGGCGTCCATGTGAACCCGGGCAAGAAGCCCGTCACCGTCCCCGTCGGTCCTTTCCAATACTCGTATGCCGCAACGGAGACGCAGCTGCACGACGACCCCAACGTGGCGCTCTTCTTCCAGGAGGAGGACCTCCACCCCGGCAAGAAGATGACCCTCCAGTTCACCAACACCACGGCCGGTGCCAAGTTCCTCCCGCGCATTGAGGCCGAGGTCATCCCGTTCTCCTCCAAGAAGGTCCCCGAGATCCTCAGCCGCTTCTCGGTGAATCCAGACTCCGTCGAGGCGGCCGAGATGACGCAGACGCTGCACGACTGCGAGGCGCCCGCGGCCAAGGGCGAGAGGAAGGCCTGCGCCACGTCGCTCGAGTCCATGGTCGACTTCGCCACGTCCAGCCTCGGGACCAGCCACGTCAGGGCCGTCTCGACCATCGTCGCGAGGGAGGGCTCGCCGAGGCAAGAGTACACCATGACTGGCGTGAAGCGCGCGGCGGGCATTGACGACCTGCTTGTCGCCTGCCACGCGGAGCCGTACGCGTACGCCGTGTTCGCGTGCCACCTGACGAGGGCGACGAGGGCGTACTCGGTGTCGATGTTCGGCAGGGACGGCACGGCCGTGGAGGCAGTCGCGGTGTGCCACGCCGACACGTCCGGGTGGAACCCGATGCACCTCGCGTTCCAGGTGCTCAAGGTGAAGCCCGGCACGGTGCCGATCTGCCACTTCCTGCCGCAGGACCACGTCGTCTGGACCCACAGCGGCTGA